In Brachypodium distachyon strain Bd21 chromosome 2, Brachypodium_distachyon_v3.0, whole genome shotgun sequence, one genomic interval encodes:
- the LOC104583234 gene encoding FBD-associated F-box protein At2g26860 has product MEEGRRRRGSGRDRISGLPDELLHEILRHLRSSPAAAPTSALSRRWRRVWAGVPDLVLGRDLPIRHGASFLDAVDAALESYDSAADPAAHLHGLEISARPGRDATFHPLPSDELELPPCERATSIRLLLSEPFLLRPPPIGTGTFAALAELEIVRVAMDARELEVLVSSPCPRLQKLILFITLVDASDLSLRSATLRHLKFHVSETRRLDVAAPALQVLHVSFVQDGGHIAAPDLAEVSLDGPDAGCHLQRLDIKHRSSAKAPLMQRFDTVNELRIPSQLVLETKGFIPNCKTLGVSFSRNSHACVPCMMRLIRRSNGIRKLVISAPVSTRLYCSSSYSCRSPQSAMADIILDSLEEIDLHLLGRGSAQEVDFLEPLLSMCNAAKLKGVEISIPYQDGNPSLSDSACRKILEMSRRTNVNIRLVCVD; this is encoded by the exons ATGGAggagggccgccgccggcgcggtaGCGGGAGAGACCGCATCAGCGGCCTCCCCGACGAGCTGCTGCACGAAATCCTACGCCACCTCAGGTcgtcccccgccgccgcgcccaccAGCGCGCTCTCCCGCCGCTGGCGCCGCGTCTGGGCCGGCGTCCCTGATCTCGTCCTCGGCCGCGACCTGCCGATCCGTCACGGGGCCTCCTTCCTCGacgccgtcgacgccgccCTCGAATCCTAcgactccgccgccgacccggccgCCCACCTCCACGGGCTCGAGATCAGCGCGCGGCCCGGACGCGACG CGACGTTTCACCCGTTGCCGTCCGACGAGCTCGAGCTGCCGCCGTGCGAGAGGGCGACGAGCATCAGGCTCCTCCTCAGCGAACCGTTCCTCCTCCGGCCCCCGCCGATCGGCACCGGCACGTTCGCGGCGCTGGCCGAGCTGGAGATTGTCCGGGTCGCCATGGATGCCCGGGAGCTTGAGGTCCTCGTCTCCTCGCCGTGCCCGCGCCTGCAGAAGCTCATCCTGTTTATCACGCTGGTGGACGCCTCCGACCTCTCCCTGCGCTCCGCAACACTCAGGCACCTCAAGTTCCACGTCTCCGAAACCCGCCGCCTCGACGTCGCCGCCCCTGCACTGCAAGTGCTGCATGTATCCTTCGTCCAAGACGGCGGCCACATTGCCGCACCGGATCTGGCCGAGGTCTCCTTGGACGGCCCCGACGCGGGGTGCCACCTCCAGCGGCTAGACATTAAGCATCGGTCTTCTGCAAAGGCGCCTCTGATGCAGCGGTTCGACACGGTCAACGAGCTTAGAATCCCTTCTCAACTTGTGCTT GAAACAAAGGGATTCATTCCAAATTGCAAGACCTTGGGGGTATCCTTCTCAAGAAATTCGCATGCCTGTGTACCATGCATGATGCGTCTCATTAGGAGAAGCAACGGTATAAGGAAGCTTGTAATATCTGCGCCTGTCTCCACG CGTCTTTATTGCTCGTCGTCTTACTCATGTCGCTCACCACAGAGCGCCATGGCAGACATCATCCTTGATTCACTTGAAGAGATAGATCTCCATTTACTCGGAAGAGGATCAGCACAAGAAGTGGACTTCCTCGAGCCGCTGCTATCCATGTGCAACGCAGCAAAGCTTAAAGGTGTGGAAATTAGCATACCGTACCAAGATGGTAATCCTTCTTTAAGTGATAGTGCATGCAGAAAGATCCTAGAAATGTCTCGTCGGACCAATGTCAATATCAGATTAGTATGTGTTGATTGA
- the LOC100835223 gene encoding uncharacterized protein LOC100835223, whose amino-acid sequence MFRRSGGGRGRSKTAEASSTGKEVPVDGAVRVKKVERIHAYNVVSRPSAVYRATSPPPAAENLAVSVVRVGDVVAEDEAVRVRKVERIHAYNVVSRPSSVYRAASPAATAENLAVSVVRVGDVVVEGEHESFVSVPIA is encoded by the coding sequence ATGTTTCGCCGCAGCGGTGGCGGAAGGGGGAGGAGCAAGACCGCGGAGGCGAGCAGCACGGGCAAAGAGGTGCCCGTGGACGGGGCAGTGAGGGTGAAGAAAGTGGAGCGGATCCACGCTTACAACGTCGTGTCCCGGCCGTCGGCGGTGTACCGggccacctcgccgccgccggctgcggaGAACCTGGCCGTCAGCGTTGTCCGGGTGGGCGATGTAGTGGCGGAAGACGAGGCGGTGCGGGTGAGGAAAGTGGAGCGGATCCACGCCTACAACGTCGTCTCCCGGCCGTCGTCGGTGTACCGGGCCGCATCGCCGGCAGCCACGGCGGAGAACCTGGCCGTCAGCGTTGTCCGGGTGGGGGACGTCGTGGTGGAAGGCGAACACGAAAGCTTCGTCTCGGTGCCCATCGCCTAG
- the LOC100846293 gene encoding putative F-box/FBD/LRR-repeat protein At5g22670: MKKTPPASSGRRPRKRGRDGDLIGHEDLVPHGDLISELPDAILCTIISLLPTKDGARTQVLSRRWRPLWLSTPLDLDANYRICFNDFKRFSIVSQILYDHPGPVRRFHFRSIRLHKAKKRYAEEAALIDSWFHSRALAKLQQLDISFHAYENEKHYPLPLSVFHIAPTLLMARIGSCDFPKEIAHAMNFHLLKKLTLQHVSISDNVFHGMLSGCHVLETLHLEDIRDVPCFRITSSTLRSIGICACYLSKAEFIIEDAPRLERLLLSSQGAETIRVIRAPKLEILGPLSPCISEIKIGNLVFQGLIPASLKTPIRTVKILALEISSPDVNVVLDVLRCFPCLEKLYVDWDPNLKTEVKNVLQYDPLDLIECLDTRLNKLVLRRYEGSEEDSGFGKFFVLNAKVLKEMTIGVRGKVKRKWVANQHMLLEVENKASRDAQIKFRYRPHLYLDVHDLSIPDPFNHAFVGQLDALSK; the protein is encoded by the exons ATGAAGAAGACGCCACCCGCATCCTCCGGGCGCAGACCACGGAAACGGGGACGGGACGGCGATCTCATCGGCCATGAGGACCTCGTCCCACACGGAGATCTCATCAGCGAGCTTCCCGATGCCATCCTCTGCACAATCATCTCACTCCTCCCGACGAAGGACGGCGCCCGCACGCAGGTCCTCTCCCGCCGATGGCGCCCTCTCTGGCTCTCCACGCCACTCGACCTCGACGCCAACTACCGCATCTGCTTCAACGATTTCAAGCGCTTCTCCATTGTCTCCCAGATCCTCTACGACCACCCTGGTCCCGTCCGCCGCTTTCACTTCCGCTCTATCCGCCTTCACAAAGCCAAAAAGAGGTATGCCGAGGAAGCCGCGCTGATCGACAGCTGGTTCCACTCCCGGGCCCTTGCCAAACTTCAGCAGCTCGACATCTCCTTCCATGCCTACGAGAACGAGAAGCATTACCCGCTGCCACTGTCCGTGTTTCATATCGCGCCAACCCTCCTCATGGCCAGAATCGGCTCTTGTGATTTCCCGAAAGAGATTGCTCATGCAATGAATTTTCACCTCCTGAAGAAGCTCACCCTACAACATGTTTCCATCTCCGATAATGTGTTCCATGGGATGCTCTCTGGCTGCCATGTCCTGGAGACCCTACATCTGGAGGATATTCGTGACGTGCCTTGCTTCCGCATTACCTCGTCAACTCTTAGGAGCATCGGTATTTGTGCTTGTTATTTGAGCAAAGCGGAATTCATCATTGAGGACGCCCCTCGCCTTGAGAGGTTGCTGCTATCTAGTCAAGGTGCTGAGACTATCCGGGTCATTAGGGCTCCTAAACTGGAGATATTGGGCCCTTTGTCGCCCTGCATTTCTGAAATCAAGATTGGTAACCTAGTCTTCCAG gGACTTATCCCAGCCAGCTTGAAAACCCCGATACGCACGGTGAAAATTTTGGCTCTCGAGATTTCTAGTCCTGATGTGAACGTTGTTCTTGATGTCCTCAGATGTTTCCCCTGCTTGGAAAAACTCTATGTCGAT TGGGATCCAAACTTAAAGACAGAGGTGAAAAATGTGCTTCAGTATGACCCACTAGATCTGATAGAATGCCTTGACACCCGTCTAAACAAACTGGTGTTGAGAAGATATGAAGGTAGTGAGGAAGATTCTGGCTTTGGCAAGTTCTTTGTTTTGAACGCCAAAGTGCTAAAGGAAATGACAATTGGAGTCCGTGGGAAGGTCAAAAGGAAGTGGGTGGCTAATCAGCACATGCTGCTTGAAGTGGAAAACAAAGCTTCTCGAGACGCCCAAATCAAATTCAGATATCGTCCTCACTTATATTTGGATGTCCATGATTTGTCAATTCCTGACCCCTTCAATCACGCTTTTGTAGGCCAGCTAGATGCCCTATCAAAATAA
- the LOC100846596 gene encoding F-box/LRR-repeat protein At3g59190, giving the protein MAIVPAAKRRGSGGASQRRPRKWAPEDTCDGEDLISDLPDAILATIVSLLPTNDGAHTQILARRWRPLWHAAPLNLDSLNLRRRTFSTKRYLGLNQFKTFSVVSRILADHPGPVRRFRYDVIICLHKDKKRYAVEAAQIESWFHSLAIANLQELDITFRPLEYTAEYPKLYPLPSSVFLTASTLLLARIGLCDFPKDLTQPLNFPLLKQLHLWRISISEDVFQGVLSGCHVLETLFLAEIRDVDCLRVSSPTLRIIVTLAACSCGEMELVIEDTPCLEKLLIPWPDLGREIIRVVHAPKLEILGHLSPSISEIQIASIVFQVAASGSLLH; this is encoded by the coding sequence ATGGCGATAGTGCCCGCGGCCAAGAGGCGCGGATCCGGCGGAGCTTCCCAGCGCAGGCCACGGAAATGGGCACCGGAGGATACCTGCGACGGCGAAGACCTCATCAGCGACCTCCCCGATGCCATCCTCGCCACcatcgtctccctcctccccaccAACGACGGTGCCCACACGCAGATCCTCGCCCGCCGGTGGCGTCCTCTTTGGCACGCCGCGCCTCTCAACCTCGACTCCTTgaacctccgccgccgcacatTTTCGACAAAAAGGTACCTCGGCTTAAACCAATTCAAGACCTTCTCCGTCGTTTCCAGGATCCTCGCCGACCACCCTGGCCCCGTCCGCCGCTTCCGCTACGACGTCATCATCTGCCTACACAAGGACAAAAAGAGGTACGCCGTGGAAGCAGCTCAGATCGAGAGCTGGTTCCACTCCCTGGCCATTGCCAATCTTCAGGAACTTGATATCACCTTCCGTCCCTTGGAATACACAGCCGAGTACCCTAAGCTTTACCCTCTACCATCGTCCGTGTTCCTTACTGCATCAACCCTCCTCTTGGCGAGAATCGGCTTATGCGATTTCCCAAAGGACCTCACACAGCCATTGAATTTCCCCCTCCTCAAGCAGCTCCACCTATGGCGGATTTCTATCTCTGAGGATGTCTTCCAAGGAGTGCTCTCTGGCTGCCATGTGCTGGAGACTTTATTTCTGGCAGAAATCCGTGATGTCGACTGCCTCCGTGTTAGCTCGCCGACTCTTAGAATCATCGTCACTTTAGCTGCTTGTTCCTGTGGCGAAATGGAATTGGTCATTGAGGACACCCCTTGCCTTGAAAAGTTGCTGATACCTTGGCCAGACTTAGGCCGTGAGATCATACGGGTAGTTCACGCACCTAAACTGGAGATATTAGGCCATTTGTCCCCCTCCATCTCCGAAATTCAGATTGCCAGCATTGTCTTCCAGGTAGCAGCATCAGGCTCACTTTTGCATTAG